One part of the Dyadobacter sp. 676 genome encodes these proteins:
- a CDS encoding aldo/keto reductase: MKHIFSRREALAGLAAAGAGLALNPVFSFASNDLKMILERKIPSTGERLPVVGLGSWQQFDVGTAAAERAPLKEVLKKMQEMGGKVIDASPMYGRAEQVIGDLTAELKLNDRFFFATKVWTTGKQEGIDQMNASLRKLKRQTIDLMQVHNLQDWETHLKTLKDWKAAGKIRYTGITHYTDAAHSKLEQIVKSENVDFVQFNYSIRSRNAEKSLLKAAKDKGVAVIINEPFEQGALFRAVKGKELPAWAGDYDIRSWAQFFLKYIISHDAVTCVIPGTSDVKHLVDNLGAGEGRLPDEAGRKKMRDWMAGI, from the coding sequence ATGAAGCATATTTTTTCGAGACGGGAGGCCCTGGCCGGACTGGCTGCGGCCGGTGCCGGATTAGCATTGAACCCGGTTTTTTCCTTCGCAAGCAACGATCTCAAAATGATATTGGAAAGAAAAATACCCTCAACCGGTGAGCGCCTGCCTGTGGTAGGCCTCGGTTCGTGGCAACAGTTCGATGTGGGAACAGCCGCCGCTGAACGTGCGCCTTTGAAAGAGGTTTTGAAAAAAATGCAGGAAATGGGAGGGAAAGTCATCGACGCCTCGCCTATGTACGGGCGCGCGGAGCAGGTGATCGGCGATCTGACTGCCGAATTGAAGCTGAACGACCGGTTTTTCTTCGCCACGAAGGTCTGGACAACCGGAAAGCAGGAGGGGATCGACCAAATGAATGCGTCGTTACGAAAATTGAAGCGCCAAACGATCGATCTGATGCAGGTACATAATTTGCAGGATTGGGAAACCCATTTGAAAACGCTCAAAGACTGGAAAGCAGCAGGCAAGATCCGTTACACAGGCATAACCCATTACACCGATGCCGCACATTCGAAATTGGAGCAGATCGTAAAATCGGAAAACGTCGATTTTGTACAATTCAATTATTCGATTCGCTCCCGCAATGCGGAAAAAAGCTTGCTGAAAGCTGCGAAAGACAAAGGCGTCGCCGTGATCATCAACGAGCCTTTCGAGCAGGGAGCGTTGTTCCGCGCCGTGAAAGGCAAAGAGTTGCCGGCCTGGGCGGGCGACTACGATATCCGGAGCTGGGCGCAGTTTTTCCTGAAATACATTATCAGCCACGACGCCGTCACCTGCGTAATTCCAGGTACTTCGGATGTGAAGCACCTGGTGGATAACCTGGGGGCGGGCGAGGGACGACTGCCCGACGAAGCCGGCCGCAAAAAAATGCGGGACTGGATGGCCGGTATTTAA